One part of the Bacteroidia bacterium genome encodes these proteins:
- a CDS encoding adenylate/guanylate cyclase domain-containing protein, translated as MPKSRRLAAIMFTDIVGYTAMMQQDESKAVVSLNRHQSVLEEEVKIKQGEVLQYYGDGSLSIFNSASAAASCAMQIQEKLKQEPSVPLRIGLHVGEIFFEGGKVVGDGVNVASRIESMGIAGTILLSHEIYSKIRNQPEFKLLSLGSFEFKNVEEAVSVFAVANKGFPVPKRSELTGKFKTGKSPSHDKKGHFLLSYTFLISLLISSILLGGFMGWFIQPDTRRIVEKPLRRTTISLPEKASLALIGSVHHSIGQRAFDISADGKIIVYVAQTPDGTQLGLRPLNSYETQLIPGTEGAYFPFFSTDGDWVGFYANEKLYKVALSGTQPVAITDVTDPYSGIWLENDEIVFVDYEGQQLVRISAHEEQAQKLIIPAKLNTSPFSANKLWLASLPDPNHILLSNGANEIYAINLTSGKSTPVLSGGSSPSYLTSGHLIFAQWGRLMAARFDPDQLSLIGSPIPVIEGVRTESVRNGAQYAVSREGDLLYVSGSSVDKGSFVYINRQGEEVGNLALPANHYLPFILAQDQNLLLYQFQKSFFSEVHEIWIYDLERQIPSFLTKTKFHTILSPQAKSISYSIEMGSHWAIIDQTLDGTKLDTLIKKDNYVFPSSWSSDKKYIAFENEDVNGNSMLDLWALNVSDPQAKPFLISNSPKNQFFLDFSPNGEYVVYESDESEGTSEIYVQSFPRNNQKIKISNDGGSEPLWVSHGNEILFRSADFNQMISVAIDWTNGFHPASPRVLWEGEYLDISGRSFQVTDDGELFLMKKSVETKHTRSELLLVENWMEELNQLFPEKEK; from the coding sequence ATGCCCAAATCCCGCCGTCTTGCCGCCATCATGTTTACTGATATTGTCGGCTATACCGCTATGATGCAGCAAGACGAATCAAAGGCAGTTGTCTCACTCAACAGACACCAGAGTGTCCTCGAAGAAGAAGTGAAGATAAAACAGGGAGAGGTGCTACAGTATTATGGAGATGGAAGCTTGAGTATCTTCAATAGCGCATCTGCGGCAGCAAGCTGTGCTATGCAGATTCAGGAAAAATTGAAACAGGAGCCAAGCGTACCCTTACGTATAGGTCTGCATGTAGGGGAGATTTTTTTTGAAGGGGGTAAAGTCGTCGGTGATGGTGTGAATGTAGCTTCTCGTATCGAATCAATGGGAATAGCAGGGACGATTCTGCTCTCCCATGAGATATATAGTAAAATACGGAACCAGCCAGAATTTAAGCTGCTATCCCTGGGTTCCTTTGAATTTAAAAATGTAGAGGAAGCCGTAAGCGTATTTGCAGTGGCTAATAAGGGTTTTCCAGTTCCAAAGCGCTCAGAGCTAACAGGAAAATTCAAAACAGGCAAAAGCCCTTCCCACGACAAGAAAGGCCACTTTTTGCTTTCTTATACCTTTCTCATAAGCTTATTGATTTCGTCAATTCTCTTAGGAGGATTTATGGGTTGGTTTATTCAGCCTGATACAAGAAGGATTGTAGAAAAGCCTCTTAGGCGTACTACTATTTCCCTTCCTGAAAAAGCCTCATTGGCACTCATTGGCTCAGTGCATCATAGCATTGGGCAGCGTGCATTCGATATCTCTGCTGATGGGAAGATTATCGTCTATGTTGCTCAAACTCCTGACGGAACCCAATTGGGACTACGACCGCTGAATTCCTACGAAACCCAGCTTATCCCAGGCACAGAAGGTGCGTATTTTCCCTTTTTTTCGACAGATGGTGATTGGGTTGGATTTTATGCAAATGAGAAGCTGTACAAAGTAGCCCTTTCAGGAACACAGCCTGTAGCAATTACTGATGTAACAGATCCCTATTCAGGCATTTGGCTGGAAAATGATGAAATCGTTTTTGTAGATTATGAAGGCCAACAACTTGTCCGCATCTCTGCACATGAAGAGCAAGCCCAAAAGCTAATTATTCCCGCCAAGCTTAATACTTCTCCTTTTTCTGCAAATAAACTCTGGCTCGCCTCACTGCCTGATCCCAACCATATACTGCTTTCTAATGGTGCAAATGAAATCTATGCGATCAATCTTACTTCAGGAAAATCAACTCCTGTTCTATCTGGAGGTTCAAGCCCAAGTTATTTGACTTCCGGACATTTGATTTTTGCACAATGGGGGAGATTAATGGCCGCCAGATTTGACCCTGATCAATTGAGCCTGATCGGCTCTCCCATACCCGTTATAGAGGGTGTGCGTACTGAGTCAGTAAGAAATGGGGCTCAATATGCGGTTTCCAGAGAGGGGGATCTGTTATATGTCTCGGGTAGCTCTGTAGATAAAGGAAGCTTTGTATATATCAACCGCCAGGGAGAAGAAGTAGGAAATTTGGCTTTGCCAGCTAACCATTATTTACCTTTTATACTTGCACAGGACCAAAATCTCCTGCTTTACCAATTCCAAAAATCTTTTTTCAGTGAGGTGCATGAAATCTGGATATACGATTTGGAAAGACAAATTCCATCCTTTCTTACCAAAACAAAATTCCATACTATATTATCTCCCCAAGCTAAGTCCATTTCCTATTCAATAGAAATGGGATCTCATTGGGCAATTATCGATCAAACCTTAGATGGCACAAAGCTAGATACGCTTATCAAAAAAGACAATTATGTCTTCCCAAGTAGCTGGTCTTCCGACAAAAAATATATTGCATTTGAAAATGAAGATGTGAATGGCAATAGTATGTTAGATTTATGGGCATTGAATGTATCTGACCCACAGGCAAAACCTTTCCTTATTTCTAATTCTCCAAAAAATCAGTTTTTCCTGGACTTTTCTCCCAATGGAGAGTATGTGGTTTATGAATCAGACGAATCCGAAGGAACCTCTGAAATCTATGTACAGTCCTTCCCCAGAAATAACCAAAAAATAAAAATTTCCAACGATGGAGGCTCGGAACCTCTTTGGGTTTCCCATGGAAACGAGATCCTTTTCCGCTCCGCTGATTTTAATCAAATGATCTCTGTTGCGATAGATTGGACTAATGGTTTCCATCCGGCGAGTCCGCGAGTGCTATGGGAAGGAGAATACCTGGATATTTCAGGAAGGTCCTTCCAGGTCACGGATGATGGAGAATTATTTCTGATGAAAAAAAGTGTAGAGACCAAACACACACGATCTGAATTATTGTTAGTCGAAAACTGGATGGAGGAATTAAACCAACTATTCCCGGAAAAAGAGAAATAA
- a CDS encoding adenylate/guanylate cyclase domain-containing protein yields the protein MPQSRRLAAIMFTDIAGYTAMMQRNEKEGLKKVHRFSEVMEANASANNGEILEFRGDGCLAVFNSAVEAMHAAKSIQESLKEEPNVPLRIGIHIGDIVFTDGNIYGDGVNLASRVESMGVPGSILVTERVIHDVKSHPEFEMASLGKFQFKNVEKPMEVFALANEGFVVPKAEQMKGKANAIDNPTDQISYSKTSMPILKSALGLVIGGLLIWGLVNFLNLGDKNEGETVSHIEKSIAVLPFRNMSNDSTQEYFSDGISEDILTNLARISDLKVIARTSSFSFRKSAKSLTEIARELGVAHILEGSVRRDKDKVRITTQLVHAESGSLLWAEEFNRSMEDIFAVQQEVAHEISRKLDAKLSSEESEVLKREIELNPEAYLLFLKARKILTNGNFSEFEHASELLETALKLAPSLSTIYSELGYYYLSRGTALGDLTPGIAKAKASPYLQKAISLDTNNSDAYVYQAYSSLWLDWDFAGAEKALEKAKKHQEEDYFASRSLLYMYAGQLGKVDTLLAELSIINPLDPHLEVMKGMSLFYKRDFQKAIQQLKYAQSLNIFEYDTYKFLAKIYLELHQYGEAIQVLENGLEQMRVNMNTPYMLAEKAIAHYKVGQRKETELIIKQLQENWNTTKVGSPAFFLGLIYANIGDSNTAFEWLEKSYEDHEVEMLWLKMDPLTKPLHDDPHYKNLLDRVGFP from the coding sequence ATGCCCCAATCCCGACGTCTAGCTGCCATCATGTTTACCGACATTGCCGGCTATACCGCCATGATGCAGCGAAATGAAAAGGAAGGGCTGAAAAAAGTGCATCGCTTTAGCGAAGTGATGGAGGCAAATGCTTCAGCAAATAATGGTGAAATCCTCGAATTTCGAGGGGATGGTTGTCTCGCAGTTTTCAATTCCGCAGTCGAGGCCATGCATGCGGCAAAATCCATTCAGGAAAGTCTTAAAGAAGAACCCAATGTACCCTTACGCATTGGCATCCATATCGGAGATATAGTATTTACCGATGGCAATATCTACGGAGATGGCGTAAATCTGGCTTCACGTGTCGAGTCCATGGGCGTGCCGGGTTCGATCCTCGTGACGGAAAGAGTGATCCATGATGTGAAGTCTCATCCCGAATTTGAAATGGCTTCTTTGGGGAAATTTCAGTTCAAGAATGTGGAGAAGCCCATGGAGGTTTTTGCTTTGGCGAATGAGGGATTTGTGGTGCCTAAAGCTGAGCAAATGAAAGGCAAGGCTAACGCTATTGACAATCCGACTGATCAGATTTCTTATTCCAAGACGAGTATGCCGATTTTGAAATCAGCATTAGGACTAGTAATTGGAGGCTTGCTGATTTGGGGACTGGTCAATTTTCTGAATCTTGGGGATAAAAATGAAGGGGAAACTGTTTCCCATATAGAAAAGTCTATAGCCGTCCTTCCCTTCAGAAATATGAGCAATGATTCCACCCAGGAATACTTCAGTGATGGAATCAGTGAGGATATCCTGACCAATCTGGCCAGGATCAGCGATTTGAAGGTAATTGCCCGGACTTCCTCCTTTTCTTTCCGAAAGAGTGCAAAAAGCTTGACTGAAATTGCCAGAGAGCTCGGAGTGGCCCATATTCTGGAAGGCAGTGTAAGAAGGGATAAAGATAAAGTAAGGATTACGACTCAATTGGTACATGCTGAAAGTGGTTCCCTCCTTTGGGCGGAAGAGTTCAATCGGAGCATGGAGGATATCTTTGCAGTCCAACAAGAGGTTGCTCACGAAATCTCCCGAAAACTTGATGCAAAGCTTAGTTCAGAGGAATCGGAGGTTTTAAAACGAGAAATTGAACTCAATCCGGAAGCCTATCTCCTCTTTTTGAAAGCACGCAAGATTTTGACCAATGGGAATTTTTCAGAATTCGAGCACGCGAGTGAATTATTGGAAACGGCACTTAAACTGGCTCCCTCTCTCTCTACAATTTATAGCGAACTAGGTTATTACTATTTGAGTAGGGGAACCGCATTGGGAGATTTAACGCCCGGTATTGCCAAAGCAAAAGCATCTCCTTACCTGCAAAAAGCAATTTCCCTCGACACCAATAATTCTGATGCCTATGTATACCAGGCCTATTCAAGCTTATGGTTGGACTGGGACTTTGCAGGAGCTGAAAAGGCTCTTGAAAAGGCAAAAAAACATCAGGAAGAAGATTATTTTGCGTCAAGGAGTTTGTTGTATATGTATGCTGGCCAATTAGGAAAAGTAGATACACTTCTGGCCGAGCTTTCAATTATCAACCCACTTGATCCACATCTTGAAGTAATGAAAGGAATGAGTCTTTTTTACAAAAGAGATTTTCAAAAGGCAATCCAACAATTAAAGTATGCTCAATCCTTGAACATATTTGAATATGACACCTATAAATTCCTGGCAAAAATATACTTAGAACTGCATCAATACGGGGAAGCTATTCAGGTGCTCGAAAATGGACTAGAACAGATGCGAGTAAATATGAACACTCCCTATATGTTAGCTGAAAAGGCAATAGCACACTACAAAGTTGGGCAAAGAAAGGAGACAGAATTGATCATCAAACAGCTTCAGGAAAATTGGAATACAACAAAGGTTGGCAGTCCTGCATTTTTTCTTGGATTGATTTATGCAAATATTGGAGATTCGAATACTGCCTTCGAATGGCTAGAAAAATCCTACGAGGATCATGAAGTCGAAATGCTTTGGCTAAAGATGGACCCTTTGACCAAGCCTTTGCATGACGATCCCCACTATAAGAATTTGCTTGATCGCGTGGGATTTCCGTAA
- a CDS encoding adenylate/guanylate cyclase domain-containing protein, with translation MPQSRRLAAIMFADIAGYTAMMQRNEKEGLAKVHRFSEVMEAKAASNNGEILEFRGDGCLAVFNSAVEAMHAAKAIQENLQKEPQVPLRIGIHIGDIVFTDGNIYGDGVNLASRVESMGVPGSILVTERVIHDVKSHPEFEMASLGKFQFKNVEKPMEVFALANEGFIVPKPDELAGKGTRLTENATQGKHRLIRGILSGFIGILIAGGIWMNIYWKGSEEVLPDTTKTPSIAVMPFLDLSPKQDQAFLGDGMAEEVINLLSKESELKVSSRSSSFSFKKQEVDLSTIANKLGVDHILEGSVKEYGGRVKISVQLIEAKLDKSIWAENWEEPLEDVFGIQEHIAREVMESLKLNLIEANKWNVEKTAPDAYRLFLQAKHQFDTESNASKARELVLRSLERDSSYAPAWILLGHIDRDFARRGNSPTGIRDFKKLHELAKTHALKGIKLGPNLGYAYASLANTYIQMLGKSDSALFYALKSIELAPGDANAISITGLAKCFNHEFEEGLALLDKAEELDPLSWISIANKAWGNNIAHRFDLAEDSFRKWLMLQPKAGYLNYALAICLVEQGKLEEAEVIARKEKFEGARKCALSIVAWEKRDIEAADTYLEELIEGSSSSLAYQIAQVYGYRKDVEKTFEWLERSFKQYDPGIIFAPFELAFSFMHKDPRWGPFVEKVSK, from the coding sequence ATGCCCCAATCCCGCCGTCTCGCCGCTATCATGTTTGCCGACATCGCCGGCTATACTGCCATGATGCAACGAAACGAAAAGGAGGGACTGGCAAAAGTGCATCGCTTTAGCGAAGTGATGGAGGCAAAGGCAGCTTCCAACAATGGCGAAATCCTCGAATTCCGAGGGGATGGTTGTCTGGCAGTTTTCAATTCTGCCGTAGAAGCCATGCATGCCGCAAAAGCTATTCAAGAAAACTTGCAAAAAGAGCCACAAGTTCCTTTACGCATTGGCATCCATATCGGAGATATCGTTTTCACCGATGGCAATATCTACGGAGATGGGGTAAATCTGGCTTCGCGTGTCGAGTCTATGGGGGTTCCAGGTTCGATTTTGGTTACGGAAAGAGTTATCCATGATGTAAAGTCTCATCCCGAATTTGAAATGGCTTCTTTGGGCAAATTTCAGTTCAAGAATGTAGAGAAGCCCATGGAGGTTTTTGCATTGGCCAATGAGGGATTCATTGTACCCAAACCCGATGAGCTAGCGGGTAAAGGAACACGCCTAACAGAAAATGCTACTCAAGGCAAACACCGTTTAATTCGAGGCATCTTATCCGGCTTTATTGGCATATTGATAGCTGGAGGAATATGGATGAATATTTACTGGAAAGGAAGTGAAGAGGTACTTCCTGATACCACGAAAACTCCTTCTATAGCCGTCATGCCTTTTCTGGATTTGAGTCCTAAACAGGATCAAGCTTTTCTGGGAGATGGAATGGCAGAAGAAGTTATAAATCTCTTGAGCAAGGAATCAGAACTTAAGGTAAGCTCTCGCTCTTCCTCCTTTAGCTTCAAAAAACAAGAGGTAGATTTATCTACGATAGCGAACAAACTGGGCGTTGACCATATCTTAGAAGGCAGTGTCAAAGAGTACGGAGGCAGGGTCAAAATATCTGTTCAGCTTATTGAGGCAAAATTGGATAAATCCATATGGGCCGAAAATTGGGAAGAGCCCTTGGAGGATGTATTCGGTATACAAGAACATATTGCCCGGGAAGTGATGGAATCACTAAAGCTTAACCTCATTGAAGCCAATAAATGGAATGTCGAAAAAACGGCTCCAGATGCCTACCGCCTTTTTTTGCAAGCCAAACATCAGTTTGATACAGAGAGTAATGCCAGTAAAGCCCGGGAACTTGTGCTAAGGAGCCTGGAACGTGATTCTTCCTATGCGCCTGCCTGGATTCTCTTGGGACACATCGACAGAGATTTTGCCAGAAGAGGCAATTCTCCTACAGGCATAAGAGACTTTAAAAAGTTACATGAGCTCGCAAAAACACATGCGCTTAAGGGGATAAAACTCGGTCCAAACTTAGGATATGCATACGCAAGCCTGGCTAATACTTACATACAAATGCTAGGCAAAAGTGATTCTGCGCTGTTTTATGCACTAAAATCTATAGAATTAGCTCCAGGTGATGCCAATGCAATAAGTATCACAGGGCTTGCAAAATGCTTCAATCATGAATTCGAAGAAGGCCTGGCTTTACTGGATAAAGCTGAGGAACTCGATCCACTATCCTGGATAAGCATTGCCAACAAAGCCTGGGGAAATAATATCGCACATCGGTTTGATCTTGCAGAAGATTCCTTCAGGAAGTGGTTAATGCTCCAACCAAAAGCAGGTTATTTGAACTATGCTTTAGCCATCTGCCTGGTCGAGCAAGGAAAATTGGAGGAGGCGGAAGTTATTGCCCGAAAGGAGAAATTTGAGGGTGCGAGAAAATGTGCGCTATCCATTGTTGCCTGGGAAAAAAGAGATATAGAAGCTGCTGACACTTATCTTGAGGAGCTTATCGAAGGTTCTTCCTCTTCCTTAGCTTATCAAATTGCACAGGTCTATGGCTATCGCAAAGATGTAGAAAAAACATTTGAATGGTTAGAACGATCTTTTAAGCAATATGACCCGGGCATCATTTTCGCCCCATTTGAATTAGCCTTTAGTTTTATGCATAAAGATCCCCGATGGGGCCCATTTGTTGAGAAAGTCAGTAAATAG